AAAACCTCTGATTCTAAGATTTCTTTTCTTAAACGGATGCAGGGGCCACACCAATCTGACCCTGAGAAATTGACCAGGATTTGTTGATGAGTGCTTTTAGCCTGCTGTTGTGCCTGGGTAAAATTGCTCATCCAGCTTAACGAACCAGCAAGAATTGATAAAAATGTGATTAGTAATAGTTTCATCTGTCTGTCCTTAATGTTAAGCTAATATCAAGGTGAATTCTGAAGACATTATGAAGTTGTCTGTTAAAAAATGTTAAAGCATTATTAGCTAACTTTTATTCTCGGAGCTTTTAAAATTGATAATGAATTGGTGATATTCCTGATTATAGTTGTAACTCAATTCATAGTTTTGTTTTAAACAGACCTGTTTCAGAATGGCCAGGCCCAGACCTGTACCATCTGAAGCATTGTCTTTATAGAATCTTTCAAAAATCTTTTGAGGATGAAGCCCGGTACGTGATCCGGTGTTTGAAAATATAAGGCTATCATTTTTTATGGTAACCATCATTGAGCCGCCATCGTTATTGTGTCTTATAGCATTGCTGAAAAGATTATTGATTAATATCTCTATTAAAGAACGGTTTGCAAAGACAGAGAATGCGCTGATCTTTGTTTCTACCTGTAGCTCTCTTTTTTGAATGAACTCCTGGAAATAGCTGATCTTCTCCTCAATTAATGCTTTAAGGTCGATTTCTTCTTTGTCCTGAAGCTGATCATTGTCAATTTTGACTAACAGCAGGAGTGATTGATTTAACTTCGTCAATTTTGAGGTAGCCTTATACAGATCCGCCAGAATTTCACTCTCTTCTTTACCGAGTGCATTGGATTGCAGCATAGTGTCAAGTTTGGAGTTGATCACTGCAAGGGGAGTCATCATTTCATGAGATGCATTTTCAGTAAATAGCTTAATTTCTTTGTAATCTGATTTTACTTTCAGCGATACTTCAAGAACGGCATTATTCAGCTCTCTGAATTCTTCAATATTGGTTTGAACCGGCTCAAATACTTTCTCCTGGTTAATGTTAAATGCTTTAATATTGATTAACAATTGGCGGAACGGCAACCACATTCTTTTAATCAGAATTCTGTTGACCAGCCATAAAATCAATAACAAAATAATTACTGGTAATAAAATAATCAGAATAATACTTTTGATCTGTTCCTGCCGCTCAAATTTAGAAGCCATGATCATCACTTCGTATGGTTGTCTGTTTAAGAGTAATGCTGTTTTCAGATATCTTGCTGATTCGTCGTGTTTCTTTTTAGGATTGTAGAAAGTTGTATCGGCGAAATATTTACGTTTATCAGATAGCTTGTTTATTTTTTTATAGTCAACAATAACATCATCAAATCCATCCGGGGATGGGAGGATATTTTTAACGTGCGTAAAGTCACGTACTTCGAGAAGCTCCTCGTAAAGATGATCATCAATCTGTTTATTGATATATTGTCCGAGGGTTTGATAAAAAAGAAATCCTATAACAATAAGACCTGTGAGTGTGATGATAGCTAAGATCCTGTTATAACTGCTGAATAATTTCATGAATCGGTAAATTTATAGCCCACTCCATAAACCGAATGGAAATAGTCTTTGCAGCCTGAATCTGTTAGTTTTTTTCTCACATTTTTGATGTGGGTATAAATGAAATCGAAACTGTCGGCCATATCAGCATCATCACCCCAAATGTGGACTACTGCTGCGGCTTTGGAGATTACTTTATTTTTGTTGACTACAAAGTACAACAGGAGTTCAAATTCTTTCCTGGTCAGGTATACAGGTTTCCCGTTGACTTTCGTTTCCTTAGCAGT
The sequence above is drawn from the Pedobacter cryoconitis genome and encodes:
- a CDS encoding sensor histidine kinase → MKLFSSYNRILAIITLTGLIVIGFLFYQTLGQYINKQIDDHLYEELLEVRDFTHVKNILPSPDGFDDVIVDYKKINKLSDKRKYFADTTFYNPKKKHDESARYLKTALLLNRQPYEVMIMASKFERQEQIKSIILIILLPVIILLLILWLVNRILIKRMWLPFRQLLINIKAFNINQEKVFEPVQTNIEEFRELNNAVLEVSLKVKSDYKEIKLFTENASHEMMTPLAVINSKLDTMLQSNALGKEESEILADLYKATSKLTKLNQSLLLLVKIDNDQLQDKEEIDLKALIEEKISYFQEFIQKRELQVETKISAFSVFANRSLIEILINNLFSNAIRHNNDGGSMMVTIKNDSLIFSNTGSRTGLHPQKIFERFYKDNASDGTGLGLAILKQVCLKQNYELSYNYNQEYHQFIINFKSSENKS